A window of Brachybacterium fresconis contains these coding sequences:
- a CDS encoding acetoin utilization protein AcuC: protein MPDAAPAPETDAPTDAAASGGCGIVWSDDLCEYDFGPYHPMSPVRLSLTRELARCAGVLDRPGVRTIEPVVATDEQLGAVHDPDYVAAVRAASAPREQLRHDRDEGDGDDGGAGDGVDADDDGAARFEHLIRFGIGGDDVPAFPGMHTASARIAGGSIAAVDAIRSGQVRRAVNIAGGLHHARPASASGFCVYNDAAIAIRHALDQGEERVMYVDVDVHHGDGVELALWDEPRAVTLSVHETGERLFPGTGFVQDTGGADARGTAINVPLPPRTTADGWVRAIRATVPALVRAVKPTLLVTQHGADTHRVDPLADFSVTLEAHREVMMLLRELADEVCDGRWLALGGGGYAVIDVVPRSWAQLLAVASGDAIDPSTPLPLTYLEAESRVRGEHGLSPEPAIRIYGDGRPLSVRDWENGFDPEDALDRAIQAARRGAFPEWGLDPFVD, encoded by the coding sequence ATGCCCGACGCCGCGCCCGCTCCCGAGACCGATGCTCCGACCGATGCCGCCGCCTCGGGCGGCTGCGGGATCGTCTGGTCCGACGACCTGTGCGAGTACGACTTCGGGCCCTACCACCCGATGTCCCCGGTCCGGCTCAGCCTCACCCGGGAGCTGGCTCGCTGCGCCGGCGTGCTCGACCGCCCCGGAGTGCGGACCATCGAGCCCGTGGTCGCCACCGACGAGCAGCTCGGCGCCGTCCACGACCCCGACTACGTCGCGGCCGTGCGTGCGGCATCGGCCCCACGGGAACAGCTGCGGCACGACAGGGACGAGGGGGACGGTGACGACGGGGGAGCGGGCGACGGCGTCGACGCGGACGATGACGGGGCCGCGCGGTTCGAGCACCTGATCCGCTTCGGCATCGGCGGGGACGACGTGCCGGCCTTCCCCGGCATGCACACCGCCTCGGCGCGCATCGCCGGCGGCTCGATCGCGGCCGTCGACGCCATTCGCTCAGGACAGGTGCGCCGCGCCGTCAACATCGCCGGCGGTCTCCACCACGCCCGCCCCGCGAGCGCGTCGGGTTTCTGCGTGTACAACGACGCCGCCATCGCGATCCGTCACGCCCTGGACCAGGGCGAGGAGCGGGTCATGTACGTCGACGTCGATGTGCACCACGGCGACGGCGTGGAGCTGGCGCTGTGGGACGAACCGCGGGCGGTGACGCTCTCCGTCCACGAGACCGGCGAGCGGCTGTTCCCCGGCACCGGGTTCGTCCAGGACACCGGCGGTGCGGACGCCCGGGGCACCGCCATCAACGTGCCGCTGCCCCCGCGCACCACGGCCGACGGCTGGGTGCGGGCGATCCGTGCCACCGTGCCCGCCCTGGTGCGTGCCGTGAAGCCGACCCTGCTGGTCACCCAGCACGGGGCCGACACCCACCGGGTGGACCCGCTGGCGGACTTCTCCGTCACCCTCGAAGCGCACCGCGAGGTGATGATGCTGCTGCGCGAGCTCGCCGACGAGGTGTGCGACGGACGTTGGCTGGCGCTCGGCGGCGGCGGATACGCGGTCATCGACGTGGTCCCGCGCTCCTGGGCGCAGCTGCTCGCGGTCGCCAGCGGGGACGCGATCGACCCCAGCACGCCGCTGCCCCTGACCTACCTCGAGGCGGAGTCGCGGGTGCGCGGAGAGCACGGACTGTCCCCGGAACCCGCGATCCGCATCTACGGCGACGGTCGACCGCTCTCGGT
- a CDS encoding TrkH family potassium uptake protein encodes MSEREAWSAAHGARPSRGRKPASSWRSALASLAKVTPARFTLAVFTGMIALFTVLLSLPASTTSGQRTEFVDALFTAVSAICVTGLVTVETGTHWSTFGLTVIMIAMKVGGLGMMTLASLLSLSVMHRLGLAQRVMTATETRAERLAEVGGVLRIILVTSTAFEVMTFVALAPYMVVTEHDVGESLFLGLFYAISAFNNAGFVPEAQGVEQYLGDPFFSIPVALAVFVGSLGFPVILVVVKKLRTPRRWSLHAKLTLTTTALLLGAAWLGYLVMEWANPATLGDDPIPTKLLASGFAAVMPRSGGFATIDVASMTAESRLLTDLLMFIGGGSGSTSGGIRVTTFALLMLSIWAEIRGNPDVEVFGRRIPHETIRQAIGVLVMSATVVFVSVFALLRMTSFTLDQSMFEVLSAFGTVGLSTGITSVLPTEAKWVIIACMYIGRLGPMTLGAALALRHRTLMIQLPYERPIVG; translated from the coding sequence ATGAGCGAACGCGAGGCATGGTCCGCGGCGCACGGCGCCCGGCCCTCCCGGGGCCGGAAGCCGGCGTCGTCCTGGCGCTCCGCCCTGGCCTCGCTGGCCAAGGTGACCCCCGCCCGGTTCACGCTCGCCGTGTTCACGGGGATGATCGCGCTGTTCACCGTGCTGCTGTCGCTCCCGGCCTCGACGACGTCCGGCCAGCGCACCGAGTTCGTGGATGCGCTGTTCACGGCGGTCTCGGCCATCTGCGTGACCGGTCTGGTGACGGTGGAGACCGGCACCCACTGGTCGACCTTCGGGCTCACCGTGATCATGATCGCGATGAAGGTGGGCGGCCTCGGCATGATGACGCTGGCCTCCCTGCTGAGCCTGTCGGTGATGCACCGGCTCGGGCTCGCCCAGCGGGTGATGACGGCGACCGAGACGCGAGCCGAGCGGCTGGCCGAGGTCGGGGGCGTGCTGCGGATCATCCTGGTCACCTCGACCGCCTTCGAGGTGATGACGTTCGTGGCGCTCGCGCCGTACATGGTCGTCACCGAGCACGACGTCGGCGAGTCGCTGTTCCTGGGCCTGTTCTACGCCATCAGCGCCTTCAACAACGCCGGCTTCGTCCCCGAGGCGCAGGGGGTCGAGCAGTACCTGGGCGATCCGTTCTTCTCCATCCCGGTCGCCCTGGCGGTGTTCGTCGGTTCCCTGGGCTTCCCCGTGATCCTGGTGGTGGTCAAGAAGCTGCGCACCCCGCGCCGCTGGAGCCTGCACGCCAAGCTCACGCTGACCACCACCGCTCTGCTGCTGGGCGCGGCCTGGCTGGGCTACCTGGTGATGGAATGGGCGAACCCCGCCACCCTCGGCGACGACCCGATCCCGACCAAGCTCCTCGCCTCCGGGTTCGCGGCGGTGATGCCGCGCTCGGGCGGCTTCGCGACGATCGACGTGGCATCGATGACCGCGGAGTCACGCCTGCTGACGGACCTGCTGATGTTCATCGGCGGCGGCTCGGGCTCGACCAGCGGTGGCATCCGGGTGACGACCTTCGCGCTGCTGATGCTCTCGATCTGGGCCGAGATCCGCGGCAATCCCGATGTCGAGGTGTTCGGCCGACGCATTCCCCATGAGACGATCCGACAGGCCATCGGGGTGCTGGTCATGAGCGCCACGGTGGTGTTCGTGTCGGTCTTCGCCCTGTTGCGGATGACCAGCTTCACGCTGGATCAGTCGATGTTCGAGGTGCTGTCCGCCTTCGGCACCGTCGGCCTGTCCACGGGAATCACCTCGGTGCTGCCCACCGAGGCGAAATGGGTGATCATCGCCTGCATGTACATCGGCCGTCTGGGTCCGATGACGCTCGGCGCCGCGCTCGCCCTGCGCCACCGCACCCTCATGATCCAGCTTCCGTACGAGCGTCCGATCGTCGGCTGA
- a CDS encoding potassium channel family protein has translation MARGARDNGVLVIGLGRFGASIALTLEKLGTQVLAVDSSEELVQKYSGQLTHVVRADATQPEVLDQIGAGDFSLAVVGVGTSIEASVLIAANLVDFGKPVIWAKAISAAHGRILQRIGTHHVVYPEADAGKRVAHLVGGKLMDFIEFDDGFAIVKMRPPREVQGMTLAEADIRAKFGVTIVGVKSPGKDFTYAVPETTVAAHDLVIVSGHTHLIEKFSNRP, from the coding sequence ATGGCTCGCGGCGCGCGCGACAACGGTGTGCTGGTGATCGGTCTGGGCCGTTTCGGCGCCTCGATCGCCCTGACGCTCGAGAAGCTGGGCACGCAGGTTCTCGCGGTCGACTCCAGCGAGGAGCTGGTCCAGAAGTACTCCGGTCAGCTCACCCATGTGGTGCGGGCCGATGCCACCCAGCCCGAGGTGCTGGACCAGATCGGGGCCGGGGACTTCTCCCTCGCCGTGGTCGGGGTGGGCACCTCGATCGAGGCCAGCGTGCTGATCGCCGCGAACCTGGTGGACTTCGGCAAGCCGGTGATCTGGGCGAAGGCGATCTCCGCCGCGCACGGCCGGATCCTGCAGCGCATCGGCACCCACCACGTGGTCTACCCGGAGGCCGACGCCGGCAAACGCGTCGCACACCTGGTGGGCGGCAAGCTGATGGACTTCATCGAGTTCGACGACGGCTTCGCGATCGTGAAGATGCGGCCGCCGCGCGAGGTGCAGGGCATGACGCTGGCGGAGGCCGACATCCGCGCGAAGTTCGGGGTGACGATCGTGGGCGTGAAGTCCCCGGGCAAGGACTTCACCTATGCGGTGCCGGAGACCACGGTCGCCGCGCACGATCTGGTGATCGTCTCCGGCCACACGCACCTGATCGAGAAGTTCTCCAACCGGCCCTGA
- the proC gene encoding pyrroline-5-carboxylate reductase produces MNATPQPTASDPDQSCAPQLDPLHVAVIGAGNMGGPVVRAFLAAGVRPGNLAIANSTPASSERAAAELGATAAPSRAEALKGADVVVLGVKPYQILDLAAEIGEQLPAGTLVISLAAGITLAQIEEVLPTGQSVVRAMPNTPISVGEGAVGLMRGSAVTDEQHALVHALFSRAGVAVDITEQQVHAFIGAAGSLAAFVFSIIEAMTDEAVRLGLKRDLADSIVQQTVRGAATMLLESGMHPAVAKNGVSSPGGTTVQGLAALEREGVRPGVAAAMAAAAQTSREMTGD; encoded by the coding sequence ATGAACGCCACCCCACAGCCCACGGCCTCGGACCCCGATCAGAGCTGCGCGCCCCAGCTCGACCCGCTCCACGTCGCCGTGATCGGGGCCGGCAACATGGGCGGTCCCGTCGTCCGCGCCTTCCTCGCCGCCGGAGTCCGGCCCGGCAATCTGGCGATCGCGAACTCGACCCCGGCCAGCAGCGAACGTGCCGCGGCCGAGCTCGGTGCCACCGCGGCCCCCTCCCGCGCCGAGGCGCTGAAGGGTGCCGACGTGGTGGTCCTCGGGGTGAAGCCGTACCAGATCCTCGATCTGGCCGCCGAGATCGGCGAGCAGCTCCCAGCGGGCACCCTCGTGATCTCCCTCGCCGCCGGCATCACCCTGGCGCAGATCGAGGAGGTGCTGCCGACGGGGCAGAGCGTCGTGCGCGCCATGCCCAACACCCCGATCTCGGTGGGGGAAGGGGCCGTCGGCCTGATGCGCGGCAGCGCCGTGACCGACGAGCAGCATGCCCTCGTCCACGCCCTGTTCTCCCGCGCCGGCGTCGCCGTGGACATCACGGAGCAGCAGGTCCACGCCTTCATCGGCGCCGCCGGGTCCCTGGCCGCCTTCGTGTTCTCGATCATCGAGGCGATGACGGACGAGGCCGTGCGGCTGGGACTCAAGCGCGACCTCGCCGACTCCATCGTGCAGCAGACCGTGCGCGGGGCGGCGACCATGCTGCTGGAGAGCGGGATGCATCCGGCCGTCGCGAAGAACGGGGTCTCCAGCCCCGGCGGCACCACCGTCCAGGGCCTCGCGGCGCTCGAGCGGGAGGGCGTGCGCCCCGGTGTCGCCGCGGCGATGGCCGCTGCCGCGCAGACGTCCCGCGAGATGACCGGGGACTGA
- a CDS encoding DUF368 domain-containing protein, whose amino-acid sequence MTDPAPDTAPEPASEPAGTPIRPRHRNPLGNLLRGALIGIVETVPGVSGGTVALVTGIYDELIDAGHHLGAAARRLLTGPDRREAIRDHLRAVPWVLVLPVLVGMAAAVLTVAGPIAGLVEGHPQLMRAAFFGLVLGSVLVPMRLSGGSWRAPELLLVALGLLAGLAVTSLPTTGLEPSPWIIAPAAAVAVCALVLPGVSGSFILLSLGLYQPTLQAVDDRDLGYLAWFGLWAVVGLVVIVKLMRHLLTRHHRGTMVVLAGVMIGALRSLWPWQDAAGALRGPGGDWPLLLAIAALGVLAVQLLVLVESRQAAGPDSTAAPDGTRSA is encoded by the coding sequence ATGACGGATCCCGCCCCGGACACCGCGCCCGAGCCGGCCTCCGAGCCGGCGGGGACGCCGATCCGACCCCGACACCGCAACCCTCTCGGCAATCTCCTGCGCGGAGCGCTCATCGGCATCGTCGAGACCGTGCCCGGGGTCAGCGGCGGCACGGTCGCCCTGGTCACCGGCATCTACGACGAGCTGATCGATGCGGGACACCATCTCGGCGCCGCCGCACGCCGTCTGCTGACCGGCCCGGACCGGCGCGAGGCGATCCGGGACCACCTGCGCGCCGTGCCCTGGGTTCTGGTGCTCCCGGTGCTGGTCGGGATGGCCGCGGCCGTGCTCACCGTGGCCGGTCCGATCGCGGGCCTGGTCGAGGGCCACCCGCAGCTCATGCGGGCGGCGTTCTTCGGTCTCGTGCTCGGATCGGTGCTGGTGCCGATGCGCCTCTCCGGGGGCTCCTGGCGAGCGCCCGAGCTCCTCCTCGTCGCTCTCGGTCTGCTGGCGGGACTGGCGGTCACCTCCCTCCCCACGACCGGGCTGGAGCCCAGCCCGTGGATCATCGCGCCTGCCGCCGCGGTCGCCGTGTGCGCCCTCGTGCTGCCCGGGGTGTCGGGCTCGTTCATCCTGCTCAGCCTCGGTCTCTACCAGCCCACCCTGCAGGCCGTCGACGACCGGGACCTCGGCTACCTCGCCTGGTTCGGGCTGTGGGCGGTCGTCGGACTGGTCGTGATCGTCAAGCTCATGCGGCACCTGCTGACGCGCCACCACCGCGGGACGATGGTCGTCCTCGCCGGCGTGATGATCGGTGCTCTGCGGAGCCTGTGGCCCTGGCAGGACGCCGCCGGCGCCCTCCGCGGACCCGGGGGCGACTGGCCGCTGCTGCTGGCGATCGCCGCGCTCGGCGTCCTCGCCGTGCAGCTGCTGGTCCTGGTCGAGTCCCGGCAGGCCGCCGGGCCGGACTCGACGGCTGCGCCGGACGGGACCCGGAGCGCGTGA
- a CDS encoding DUF4011 domain-containing protein yields MWRLLRGKKRPDSTVEDADARDDALSALARERRDTAQRGAQDQQEAQDQPSVAGQRDRASASPAREAGTGTGGYDVVVDRHLDEVGAGIAPEQDEDDFPAEPREHRPLSREDLVADALDGWAQQITGGVTAPSFLTQIRAGSAVLDLTHSHPSGLAQLLAGRGPTRLSSLVREVGALADARAHARAIREIAERHAEEVGLTTCHLGIGEATWFPEDGSAPIHAPVLVRPVTLRLRGNAREDVDLEVDSTADLNPVLLRSLREAGVAVDARALLATTDGAHGFDPNPVLDAFRSLGQPLPGFRITHALVVGNLMDAAGSVAEDLVEDRPDWVASPLVAALAGDAGAQAVVRGVEAEQEVPDVPEDELVSAVDPDHRAVLARVLAGQDLAVAAPPGTGSLDLVVDLAEELNARGRSVLIVSRRRRNLAQLVATAQQRGLEELVFDLSPDPSLQRNASAALLRSLRRAGSHGLGAEDTAPAELGEMRDILVGHVEAMHRTQQPWNATAHDALSALAALTRLRPSPRTPVRLRADVAAQMVGSDRERFTTSLREAADVGLLTTGPEETAWYGAPISSDTQAARAEELIDQLRDEIMPQLRTVYAEVGGDLGLREPTTLEQLTERLALLDRVRALLGTFQAAVFSAQLADLVAATADKTWRAEHGVTMGFGLRRRLRRDAAALQRPASLTPDLHRDLSEARRVTDAWRRAAVTGEATRSEGGVETTTPSAPSGPALPADLDRAHRAAERTQRILDELAVLLDGTPAGTDLARTDIEELSRRVEALAADRGDLESLPRRTELLRRLSFDGLGDLVEDLRARRVPIDQVGPELELCWWSSVLELIAGAEPTISQYDGTSLSQVAERFRRLDAEDLADASARVHAAADEIRVATMKTYPDTSRAAIGELARSSTVSIRDLAAKYEDILFAARPAWLASPYLVPQVIPRGRHFDVLIVADGGRLPTAAALPSIVRAEQTVVVGDPLEYGGDAAPSLLDDMLRIAPHIELLRDAHPATEGLRTFAQRRALVGEVVAVPSPIAPEPDRLVRVENGRGPVTEGMEYVESTEAELRRVTDLVIEHARSRPERSLAVLTFTEDHARRLMDRIMSTVSVIPALREYFDPAAREVFTVLPAEQASSILRDDIIVSIGFGKTPHGRLLHRFGPLSEVDGRKALATVITRARGRTTVVSSIDVEDLDHARLRSDGARDLRAMLWVLRGGPDIPVVPHVAALTGRDEPIDPPQPEAPRSSFAAVAPHGQDPESSGAAGVSAPAAMGASAGAGSGLAPDQDPADAEHAAADHGGEDLSDEDLDAAIAAAVARKSGDAPGSADASAESPSAASSSAPSPTEQAESPASPAAESTDPVAESAEPTEAPAPRELETDALVRDLADRLWRLGLLVESDFGATSDRIELALGHPDLPGRLLLAVDTDGARYVGTTSQRERDRLRAERLEAAGWATERVWSWALFIDPDGEAERIRRAVERALRLVQTEERSESPTGVGTIRHRLPRPQIPAGHQLSFYSSEDFDAVVEYICSDGRARLEEHLATEVRSFLGFEQRSVLLDVSVSSAIRRYQERQ; encoded by the coding sequence ATGTGGAGACTCCTGCGCGGCAAGAAGCGCCCAGACAGCACGGTCGAGGACGCGGACGCGCGCGACGACGCCCTGTCGGCCCTGGCCCGTGAGCGTCGCGACACCGCGCAGCGCGGCGCGCAGGACCAGCAGGAGGCGCAGGACCAGCCCAGCGTCGCCGGGCAGCGCGATCGCGCCTCGGCATCGCCGGCCCGGGAAGCCGGGACGGGCACCGGCGGCTACGACGTCGTCGTGGACCGCCATCTCGACGAGGTCGGGGCCGGGATCGCTCCCGAGCAGGACGAGGACGACTTCCCCGCCGAGCCGCGCGAGCACCGACCCCTCAGCCGCGAGGACCTCGTGGCCGACGCCCTGGACGGCTGGGCCCAGCAGATCACGGGCGGCGTCACCGCCCCCTCCTTCCTCACACAGATCCGCGCCGGCTCGGCCGTCCTGGACCTGACCCATTCCCACCCCTCGGGCCTCGCACAGCTCCTGGCGGGCCGCGGTCCGACGCGCCTGTCCTCGCTGGTCCGCGAGGTCGGGGCCCTCGCCGACGCCCGCGCCCATGCCCGCGCCATCCGCGAGATCGCCGAGCGTCATGCGGAGGAGGTCGGGCTGACCACCTGCCACCTCGGCATCGGCGAGGCCACCTGGTTCCCCGAGGACGGCTCCGCGCCGATCCACGCCCCGGTCCTGGTGCGGCCGGTGACGCTGCGCCTGCGGGGCAACGCCCGCGAGGACGTGGATCTCGAGGTCGACTCCACCGCCGACCTCAACCCCGTGCTGCTGCGCTCGCTGCGTGAAGCCGGGGTCGCGGTCGATGCCCGGGCGCTGCTGGCGACCACCGACGGCGCCCACGGGTTCGATCCCAATCCTGTCCTGGACGCCTTCCGCTCCCTCGGCCAACCGCTGCCGGGCTTCCGCATCACCCACGCCCTGGTGGTCGGGAACCTGATGGATGCCGCCGGCTCCGTCGCCGAGGACCTCGTCGAGGACCGCCCCGACTGGGTCGCCTCCCCGCTGGTGGCCGCCCTCGCCGGCGACGCCGGGGCCCAGGCCGTGGTCCGCGGCGTCGAGGCCGAGCAGGAGGTACCCGACGTGCCGGAGGACGAGCTCGTCTCCGCCGTCGACCCCGACCACCGCGCCGTCCTGGCCCGGGTGCTCGCCGGTCAGGATCTGGCCGTCGCCGCTCCTCCCGGCACGGGCAGCCTCGACCTCGTCGTCGACCTCGCCGAGGAGCTCAATGCCCGCGGCCGCAGCGTCCTGATCGTCTCCCGGCGCCGTCGCAACCTCGCTCAGCTGGTCGCCACCGCCCAGCAGCGGGGCCTCGAGGAGCTCGTCTTCGACCTCTCGCCGGACCCGTCGCTGCAGCGCAACGCCTCCGCGGCGCTGCTGCGCAGCCTGCGTCGGGCCGGATCCCACGGTCTCGGGGCCGAGGACACGGCCCCGGCGGAGCTCGGCGAGATGCGCGACATCCTCGTCGGCCACGTCGAGGCCATGCACCGCACCCAGCAGCCCTGGAACGCGACCGCGCACGACGCGCTCTCCGCGCTGGCGGCCCTGACCCGCCTGCGCCCGTCCCCGCGCACCCCGGTACGGCTGAGGGCCGACGTCGCCGCGCAGATGGTCGGGTCGGACCGGGAGCGGTTCACCACGTCGCTGCGCGAGGCCGCGGACGTGGGGCTGCTGACCACCGGCCCCGAGGAGACCGCCTGGTACGGGGCCCCCATCAGCTCCGACACCCAGGCGGCCCGGGCCGAGGAGCTCATCGACCAGCTGCGCGATGAGATCATGCCCCAGCTGCGCACCGTGTACGCCGAGGTCGGCGGCGACCTCGGGCTCCGCGAGCCCACCACGCTCGAGCAGCTGACCGAGCGGCTCGCCCTGCTGGACCGCGTCCGTGCCCTGCTGGGCACGTTCCAGGCGGCCGTGTTCTCCGCCCAGCTGGCCGACCTCGTCGCGGCCACGGCGGACAAGACCTGGCGCGCAGAGCACGGGGTGACCATGGGGTTCGGCCTGCGCCGTCGGCTGCGCCGGGACGCCGCCGCGCTGCAGCGCCCGGCCTCGCTGACCCCGGACCTGCACCGCGATCTCAGCGAGGCCCGCCGGGTCACCGACGCCTGGCGCCGCGCGGCGGTCACCGGGGAGGCGACCCGCTCCGAGGGCGGGGTCGAGACCACCACCCCCTCTGCCCCGTCGGGCCCGGCGCTGCCCGCCGACCTCGACCGGGCCCATCGCGCCGCCGAGCGCACCCAGCGGATCCTCGATGAGCTGGCCGTGCTGCTGGACGGCACCCCGGCCGGGACGGACCTCGCCCGCACCGACATCGAGGAGCTCTCGCGCCGGGTCGAGGCGCTCGCCGCGGACCGCGGCGACCTCGAGTCCCTGCCGCGGCGCACCGAGCTGCTGCGGCGCCTCAGCTTCGACGGGCTCGGCGACCTGGTCGAGGACCTCCGTGCCCGTCGGGTGCCGATCGACCAGGTGGGCCCCGAGCTCGAGCTGTGCTGGTGGAGCAGCGTCCTGGAGCTGATCGCCGGCGCCGAGCCCACCATCTCCCAGTACGACGGCACCTCGCTCTCGCAGGTCGCCGAGCGGTTCCGGCGCCTGGACGCCGAGGACCTGGCTGATGCGTCGGCCCGGGTCCATGCCGCGGCCGACGAGATCCGTGTGGCGACGATGAAGACCTACCCGGACACCTCCCGCGCCGCGATCGGCGAGCTCGCCCGCTCCTCGACCGTCTCGATCCGGGACCTCGCCGCGAAGTATGAGGACATCCTGTTCGCGGCCCGGCCCGCCTGGCTCGCCTCCCCGTACCTGGTGCCGCAGGTGATCCCGCGCGGCCGCCACTTCGACGTGCTGATCGTGGCCGACGGGGGACGTCTGCCGACCGCCGCCGCTCTGCCCTCGATCGTGCGCGCCGAGCAGACCGTCGTGGTCGGCGATCCGCTCGAGTACGGCGGAGACGCCGCACCGAGCCTGCTCGACGACATGCTGCGCATCGCCCCGCACATCGAGCTGCTGCGCGATGCCCACCCCGCCACCGAGGGTCTGCGCACCTTCGCCCAGCGCCGTGCTCTGGTGGGCGAGGTCGTCGCCGTGCCCAGTCCGATCGCCCCCGAACCCGACCGCCTCGTGCGGGTGGAGAACGGCCGCGGACCGGTCACCGAGGGCATGGAGTACGTCGAGAGCACCGAGGCCGAGCTGCGCCGGGTCACCGACCTGGTCATCGAGCACGCCCGCTCCCGCCCGGAGCGCTCCCTGGCGGTGCTGACCTTCACCGAGGACCACGCGCGCCGCCTCATGGACCGGATCATGAGCACGGTCTCCGTGATCCCCGCCCTGCGCGAGTACTTCGACCCTGCGGCCCGCGAGGTGTTCACGGTCCTGCCGGCCGAGCAGGCCAGCTCGATCCTGCGCGACGACATCATCGTCTCGATCGGGTTCGGCAAGACCCCGCACGGGAGGCTGCTGCACCGCTTCGGTCCGCTGTCCGAGGTCGACGGCCGCAAGGCCCTGGCCACGGTGATCACGCGGGCGCGCGGACGCACCACCGTCGTCTCGTCGATCGACGTCGAGGACCTCGACCATGCACGTCTGCGCAGCGACGGCGCCCGCGACCTGCGCGCCATGCTGTGGGTGCTGCGCGGCGGTCCCGACATCCCCGTCGTCCCGCACGTCGCGGCGCTGACCGGACGCGACGAGCCGATCGACCCTCCGCAGCCCGAGGCCCCGCGCTCCTCGTTCGCCGCCGTGGCCCCGCACGGGCAGGACCCGGAGAGCTCCGGCGCCGCAGGCGTGAGCGCTCCCGCCGCGATGGGAGCATCGGCCGGCGCCGGCTCGGGGCTCGCCCCTGACCAGGATCCCGCCGACGCCGAGCACGCCGCCGCCGACCACGGCGGCGAGGATCTCTCCGATGAGGACCTCGACGCCGCGATCGCGGCCGCCGTGGCCCGCAAATCCGGCGATGCGCCGGGCAGCGCCGATGCGTCCGCGGAGTCCCCGTCGGCGGCATCTTCGTCGGCACCGTCGCCGACCGAGCAGGCCGAGTCCCCGGCGAGCCCCGCCGCCGAGAGCACGGATCCGGTCGCCGAGTCGGCCGAGCCCACGGAGGCACCCGCGCCGCGCGAGCTCGAGACCGATGCGCTGGTGCGCGACCTCGCCGACCGGCTGTGGCGGCTCGGACTGCTCGTCGAGAGCGACTTCGGGGCGACCTCGGACCGTATCGAGCTCGCCCTGGGCCATCCTGACCTGCCCGGACGCCTGCTGCTGGCCGTCGACACCGACGGCGCCCGCTACGTCGGGACCACCAGCCAGCGCGAGCGCGACCGGTTGCGGGCGGAGCGGCTCGAGGCCGCCGGCTGGGCCACCGAAAGGGTCTGGTCCTGGGCGCTGTTCATCGACCCCGACGGCGAGGCCGAGCGGATCCGTCGGGCCGTGGAGCGGGCGCTGCGCCTGGTCCAGACCGAGGAGCGCTCGGAATCACCCACCGGGGTGGGCACCATCCGTCATCGCCTGCCGCGCCCGCAGATCCCCGCCGGGCACCAGCTGTCCTTCTACTCCAGCGAGGACTTCGATGCGGTGGTGGAGTACATCTGCTCCGACGGCCGAGCCCGTCTCGAGGAGCACCTCGCGACCGAGGTGCGCAGCTTCCTCGGCTTCGAGCAGCGCTCCGTGCTGCTGGACGTGTCCGTCTCCAGCGCGATCCGCCGCTACCAGGAGCGGCAGTGA
- a CDS encoding DeoR/GlpR family DNA-binding transcription regulator, whose amino-acid sequence MTVHNSEADEKSDAVREPAFRLPRDRSARWDHVLTLLSTTKRLSVAEVARELGISESTVRRDFMEMERAQLARRTHGGIVAVDVAYSLATVPRSTDEGSAFRERVADHAATLVEPGQIIGFNGGRTTTSTARRAVARGDLDSRDGSPGLTVVCAALNIATEAVLRPSVRTVVLGGVAEPYSFELTGPLATATMRDLWLDTMFVGTVGLDIAAGLTCNSDAEAGVTRIMIGHARRVVGLATPDKFGHRALAGICPVSVLTDLIIPGPVPDELRAHLEEASVTLHEV is encoded by the coding sequence GTGACTGTGCATAATTCCGAAGCTGACGAGAAGTCCGATGCGGTCCGAGAGCCCGCCTTCCGCCTTCCCCGGGACCGCTCGGCGCGCTGGGACCACGTCCTGACGCTGCTGTCGACCACCAAGCGCCTGAGCGTCGCGGAGGTCGCGCGGGAGCTGGGGATCAGCGAGTCCACCGTGCGGCGCGACTTCATGGAGATGGAGCGGGCGCAGCTGGCTCGTCGTACCCACGGGGGGATCGTCGCCGTCGATGTCGCCTACTCGCTGGCCACCGTCCCGCGCAGCACCGATGAGGGGTCGGCATTCCGCGAGCGGGTCGCCGACCACGCCGCCACCCTGGTCGAACCGGGGCAGATCATCGGCTTCAACGGCGGGCGCACCACCACCTCCACCGCCCGGCGGGCCGTGGCGCGCGGAGATCTCGACTCCCGCGACGGCTCCCCCGGTCTGACGGTGGTGTGCGCCGCGCTGAACATCGCCACCGAGGCGGTGCTGCGCCCGTCGGTGCGCACGGTCGTGCTCGGCGGCGTCGCCGAGCCCTACTCCTTCGAGCTCACCGGCCCGCTGGCGACCGCGACCATGCGGGATCTGTGGTTGGACACCATGTTCGTGGGCACGGTCGGCCTCGACATCGCCGCGGGGCTGACCTGCAACTCCGACGCCGAGGCCGGCGTCACCCGGATCATGATCGGGCACGCCCGCCGAGTGGTGGGCCTGGCGACGCCGGACAAGTTCGGTCATCGCGCCCTGGCGGGCATCTGCCCGGTCTCCGTGCTCACCGATCTGATCATCCCCGGCCCCGTGCCCGACGAGCTGAGGGCCCACCTCGAGGAGGCCTCGGTGACCTTGCACGAGGTGTGA